A region from the Geobacter benzoatilyticus genome encodes:
- a CDS encoding UPF0182 family protein encodes MVKNRFLLIAAVAVVIILFLSSLLNFYTDWLFFVETGFASVFTTTLAAKVGAGLVSGAILLIFALVNIHYPNRFTFAPRNVFFEGGNLYRLQRDEAARLAAPLSILAAVLLALMAGRWGALQWQNVLLFMNGVTVGTNDPVMGKDLGFYLFTMPLLEYARGLAGFMVLAVAALSAGVYYVRGGIAVTESGVSIDPRARKHLAVLAGLFSFTAAAGFYLEGYRLLLSGSSTFHGAGYADVNARLLTYRILAAVTPIAGGILATGIWKGSRRMALLPPMLLAVVYGVGIMAYPVLLQKFKVAPNELAIETPYIENSIKFTRFGYDLDKIETIPFDADLKLTAADIAGNDATIRNIRLWDHGPLLKTYSQLQQIRTYYKFFDVDNDRYLVNGQYSQVMLSPRELSYNDLPSRNWINERLIFTHGNGLTFGPVSRISKEGLPEFFVKDIPPVSLADIKVKRPEIYYGELSNEYVIVKTKVPEFSYPTATGNINTTYGGKGGVPLDSLVRKVLFAALFKTEKILLSSDITGESRILYYRNINERVKAVAPFLRFDGDPYLVVADNGTLKWIIDAYTYSDRLPYAKPLAGGINYMRNPVKAVVDAYDGTLDFYISDPDDVIIKVYARIFPKLFKPLSAMPEDLRRHIRYPHQLLQVQAAMFATYHMTDPKVFYNKENLWEVPVLGEERMEPYYTIMKLPGETREEYILLLPFTPSKRDNLAAWLTARCDGENYGKLLAYTFPRDRLIYGPKQIDARINQDSQISQQLTLWSQRGSQVIRGSMLVIPIEKSLLYVQPLFLAAADKAGLPELRRVIVAYGDEVVMEETLELALQRIFGGRRVPAVATAAAPEAVNGSSAELAREAMAIFERATNLQRQGDWAGYGEELRKLQQVLRQLAR; translated from the coding sequence ATGGTAAAAAACCGGTTCCTGCTCATAGCTGCCGTTGCGGTGGTGATAATTCTCTTCCTGTCGTCGCTCCTCAATTTCTACACCGACTGGCTCTTCTTCGTCGAAACCGGATTCGCATCGGTGTTCACGACGACCCTTGCGGCCAAGGTGGGGGCCGGGCTCGTCTCAGGGGCAATTCTGCTCATTTTTGCCCTGGTCAACATCCACTACCCGAACCGGTTCACCTTCGCTCCCAGGAACGTTTTCTTCGAAGGGGGGAACCTTTACCGGCTTCAGCGGGATGAGGCGGCCAGGCTGGCCGCGCCCCTGAGCATTCTTGCCGCCGTCCTCCTGGCGCTCATGGCGGGGCGCTGGGGGGCCTTGCAGTGGCAGAACGTCCTGCTCTTCATGAATGGCGTAACGGTCGGCACCAATGATCCGGTCATGGGGAAAGACCTGGGCTTTTACCTGTTCACCATGCCGCTGCTGGAGTATGCCAGAGGGCTTGCCGGTTTCATGGTGCTGGCAGTCGCCGCCCTGTCCGCCGGGGTCTACTACGTGCGCGGCGGCATCGCCGTGACTGAGAGCGGCGTTTCCATCGATCCGCGGGCGCGAAAGCATCTGGCGGTTCTGGCGGGGCTCTTCTCCTTCACGGCTGCGGCCGGATTTTATCTGGAAGGCTACCGGCTTCTCCTTTCCGGCAGCAGTACCTTTCATGGTGCGGGCTATGCCGACGTCAATGCCAGGCTTTTGACCTACCGGATACTCGCGGCCGTCACCCCCATTGCCGGGGGTATCCTGGCGACGGGCATCTGGAAGGGCAGCCGGCGCATGGCGCTTCTGCCGCCGATGCTGCTGGCCGTGGTGTACGGGGTAGGCATCATGGCTTATCCGGTGCTGCTGCAGAAGTTCAAGGTCGCCCCCAATGAACTGGCCATCGAGACCCCCTACATCGAGAACAGCATCAAATTCACCCGTTTCGGCTATGATCTGGACAAGATCGAGACTATCCCATTCGATGCCGACCTGAAACTGACTGCGGCGGACATCGCCGGCAACGACGCCACCATCAGGAACATCAGGCTATGGGACCATGGCCCGCTTCTCAAAACCTACAGTCAGCTCCAGCAGATCAGGACCTACTACAAGTTTTTCGACGTGGACAATGACCGCTACCTGGTGAACGGCCAGTATTCCCAGGTCATGCTCTCTCCCCGGGAGCTTTCCTACAACGACCTTCCAAGCCGGAACTGGATAAACGAGCGGCTCATCTTCACCCATGGCAACGGCCTTACGTTCGGCCCCGTGAGCAGAATCAGCAAGGAAGGGCTCCCCGAGTTCTTCGTCAAGGACATCCCTCCCGTCAGCCTGGCGGACATTAAGGTGAAGAGGCCGGAGATTTACTACGGCGAACTCTCCAACGAGTACGTCATCGTCAAGACGAAGGTGCCCGAGTTCAGCTATCCGACCGCCACGGGAAACATCAATACCACCTATGGAGGAAAGGGTGGGGTGCCCCTGGACTCTTTGGTCAGGAAGGTTCTTTTCGCCGCCCTGTTCAAAACGGAAAAGATTCTCCTTTCCTCCGACATCACCGGCGAGAGCCGCATCCTCTACTACCGCAACATCAACGAGCGGGTGAAGGCCGTGGCGCCGTTTCTCCGCTTCGACGGCGACCCCTACCTGGTGGTGGCCGACAACGGCACCCTCAAGTGGATCATCGACGCTTACACCTACTCGGACCGCCTTCCCTATGCAAAGCCCCTCGCTGGTGGGATCAACTACATGAGGAACCCCGTCAAGGCAGTGGTGGATGCCTATGACGGCACTCTTGATTTCTACATCAGCGATCCCGATGACGTCATAATCAAGGTCTACGCACGGATATTCCCGAAACTTTTCAAGCCCCTGTCGGCCATGCCCGAGGACCTTCGCCGGCACATCCGCTATCCCCACCAGCTTCTCCAGGTGCAGGCCGCCATGTTCGCCACGTACCATATGACCGATCCGAAGGTCTTCTATAACAAGGAGAACCTCTGGGAAGTGCCGGTTCTGGGCGAGGAGCGGATGGAGCCCTATTACACCATCATGAAGCTGCCGGGAGAGACCAGGGAGGAGTATATCCTGCTTCTTCCCTTCACCCCCTCCAAACGGGACAACCTGGCGGCATGGCTTACGGCCCGCTGCGACGGGGAGAACTACGGAAAGCTGCTTGCCTACACTTTCCCCCGGGACCGGCTCATCTACGGGCCGAAACAGATTGACGCCCGGATCAACCAGGATTCCCAGATCTCCCAGCAACTGACCCTCTGGAGCCAGCGGGGTTCCCAGGTCATCCGGGGAAGCATGCTGGTGATTCCCATCGAGAAGTCGCTTCTCTACGTGCAGCCGCTCTTTCTGGCCGCGGCGGACAAGGCCGGGCTGCCGGAGCTCCGGCGCGTCATAGTCGCCTACGGCGACGAGGTGGTCATGGAGGAGACCCTGGAGCTGGCCCTGCAGCGGATCTTCGGGGGGAGAAGGGTGCCTGCCGTTGCCACAGCAGCGGCGCCAGAGGCCGTAAATGGCTCGTCGGCAGAACTGGCCCGGGAGGCGATGGCGATTTTCGAACGTGCCACGAACCTCCAGAGGCAGGGGGACTGGGCCGGCTATGGGGAGGAGTTGCGGAAGCTTCAACAGGTTCTGAGGCAGTTGGCCCGGTAA
- a CDS encoding SLC13 family permease has translation MTVEMMLVLGLVVSAVILFATERFPADLVALIIMAALLLSSLITPEEAISGFSNPATITVGAMFVLSAGLYRTGAVNAVGNALARLGRKSYILTIAAMMLVIGIISAFINNTAAVVIFLPIVLGVARDTHTSASRLLMPLSYASMFGGVCTLVGTSTNILVSSIIERRGLAPIGMFELTDMGLIFFGAGVVYMLLAGIWLIPDRGGEDETDKRLGSGDYVTEIIIQPDARSVGTVLAQSPLLHELDLKSIEVFRDGRRIDGPPEQIELREGDHLKVRCDLENFRKIQQRRGISLRHESDQGGEGKGMLEETKLVEAVIAPNSTLDGRSLKEARFRSRYGFSALAIRHQGRVVREDLETIVLRAGDVLLFDLGPREIEWLRPDRTFVVISEVQAPVFRKRKTAIALAVVTAVVAGAALGVVPIMSGAIIGCIVMVLARCLSMEEAYEAIDWKVIMLMAGVVTLGIAMEKSGAALFLSKFIVYAVGGAGPSVMVAVLYLFSALATAVLSNNATVALLIPIVFATADSMKIDPRPLIMAVTFAASLDFMTPFGYQTNTLIYGPGRYRFSDYLRVGAPLNIIFWVLATIFIPRFWPF, from the coding sequence GTGACCGTTGAAATGATGCTCGTACTGGGCCTTGTTGTGTCGGCCGTTATACTCTTTGCCACGGAGCGGTTTCCGGCTGACCTCGTGGCCCTCATCATCATGGCCGCCCTGCTGCTTTCCAGCCTCATCACTCCTGAGGAGGCAATCAGCGGGTTCAGCAACCCTGCCACCATCACCGTAGGGGCCATGTTCGTCCTCTCGGCGGGGCTCTACCGCACCGGCGCCGTGAACGCGGTGGGGAATGCCCTGGCTCGACTGGGACGAAAGAGCTACATACTGACCATCGCCGCCATGATGCTCGTCATTGGGATAATTTCCGCCTTCATCAACAACACGGCCGCCGTGGTCATTTTTCTCCCCATCGTTCTCGGAGTGGCCCGCGACACCCATACCAGCGCCTCCCGCCTCCTGATGCCCCTTTCCTATGCCTCCATGTTCGGTGGAGTCTGCACCCTTGTCGGCACATCCACCAATATCCTCGTCAGTTCCATTATCGAGCGCCGTGGCCTCGCCCCCATCGGGATGTTCGAGCTGACCGACATGGGACTGATTTTTTTCGGCGCAGGGGTCGTATATATGCTGCTGGCGGGAATATGGCTCATTCCCGACCGGGGAGGGGAGGACGAAACCGACAAGCGACTGGGATCCGGCGATTACGTCACCGAAATCATCATCCAGCCCGACGCCCGTTCGGTGGGGACGGTGCTCGCACAGTCGCCGCTTCTGCATGAGCTTGATCTGAAGAGCATTGAGGTCTTCCGGGACGGTCGCCGAATCGATGGGCCCCCCGAACAGATTGAACTCCGGGAGGGGGATCACCTGAAGGTCCGGTGCGATCTGGAAAACTTCCGCAAGATTCAGCAGCGGCGGGGCATCTCTTTGAGGCATGAGTCCGATCAGGGAGGCGAAGGCAAGGGGATGCTGGAAGAAACCAAGTTGGTGGAGGCTGTGATCGCCCCCAACTCAACCCTTGACGGCCGGAGTCTCAAGGAGGCCCGGTTCCGTTCCCGCTACGGATTCAGCGCCCTTGCCATAAGGCACCAGGGGCGCGTCGTGCGGGAGGATCTGGAGACCATCGTGCTGAGGGCCGGCGACGTCCTCCTCTTCGACCTGGGACCCCGGGAGATCGAGTGGCTCCGCCCTGACCGCACCTTCGTTGTCATTTCCGAGGTGCAGGCCCCTGTATTCCGCAAGCGCAAGACCGCAATTGCCCTTGCTGTCGTAACAGCCGTGGTGGCGGGTGCCGCCCTTGGGGTCGTGCCGATCATGAGCGGCGCCATCATCGGGTGCATCGTTATGGTGCTTGCGCGCTGCCTCTCGATGGAAGAGGCGTACGAGGCCATTGACTGGAAGGTTATCATGCTGATGGCCGGGGTGGTCACCCTCGGCATCGCCATGGAAAAGAGCGGAGCGGCACTCTTTCTGTCGAAGTTCATCGTCTATGCCGTGGGTGGAGCGGGGCCCTCGGTAATGGTTGCGGTACTCTACCTCTTCTCGGCCCTCGCTACCGCCGTACTGTCCAACAACGCCACCGTGGCGCTGCTGATCCCGATCGTTTTCGCCACTGCCGATTCCATGAAAATAGATCCGCGCCCCCTCATCATGGCGGTCACTTTCGCGGCGTCCCTGGACTTCATGACCCCCTTCGGCTACCAGACCAATACCCTCATATACGGGCCGGGGCGCTACCGTTTCTCCGATTACCTGCGAGTCGGCGCGCCGCTCAATATCATTTTCTGGGTGCTGGCAACGATCTTCATACCGCGGTTCTGGCCGTTTTAG
- a CDS encoding mechanosensitive ion channel family protein, which translates to METLRDVLAQIREFLEVPILKLGGSPVTLWTIIQLVVLVAVLFYLSGKLRTWIVEQFLTRTRMEVGARQATGSIIRYTIIAFGFIIILQTAGIDLTALNVLAGAVGIGVGFGLQNIVNNFVCGIIILFERPIKVGDRIVVGNVEGDVVHIGGRSTTVVTNDNITIIVPNSKFITEDVVNWSHNDRKVRFKIPVSVAYGSDVQMVERLLMAVAADNPDVLEKPAPGVRLMEFGDNGLNFELRVWSTTLIHRRGLLTSTINYAIYKTFADNGIEIPFPRRDVRIVGDERPGGNRANDMVN; encoded by the coding sequence ATGGAAACGCTTCGCGATGTACTGGCACAGATCAGGGAATTCCTGGAAGTCCCCATCCTGAAGCTGGGCGGGTCGCCGGTAACCCTCTGGACCATTATCCAGCTGGTGGTGCTGGTGGCGGTTCTCTTCTACCTGTCGGGGAAGTTACGGACCTGGATCGTCGAGCAGTTCCTCACCCGCACGCGGATGGAAGTAGGGGCTCGCCAGGCAACCGGCTCCATCATCCGTTACACCATCATCGCCTTCGGCTTCATCATCATACTCCAGACCGCAGGCATCGACCTCACTGCCCTCAACGTGCTGGCCGGCGCCGTCGGCATCGGTGTCGGCTTCGGCCTCCAGAACATCGTCAATAATTTCGTATGCGGCATCATCATCCTGTTTGAGCGGCCCATCAAGGTGGGCGACCGTATAGTGGTGGGAAACGTGGAGGGGGACGTGGTGCACATCGGCGGCAGGAGCACCACTGTGGTGACCAATGACAACATCACCATCATTGTCCCAAACTCGAAATTCATCACCGAGGATGTGGTGAACTGGAGCCACAATGACCGGAAGGTGCGTTTCAAGATACCGGTCAGTGTCGCCTACGGCAGCGATGTGCAGATGGTGGAGCGGCTGTTGATGGCAGTTGCGGCAGACAACCCCGATGTGCTGGAAAAACCCGCACCGGGCGTGCGTCTCATGGAGTTCGGCGACAACGGGCTCAACTTCGAGTTGCGGGTTTGGAGCACAACCCTCATCCATCGCCGGGGACTCCTCACCAGTACCATCAACTATGCCATATATAAAACTTTTGCCGATAATGGGATTGAGATACCTTTTCCACGGCGTGATGTCAGAATCGTGGGCGATGAGCGGCCGGGAGGGAACCGGGCGAATGATATGGTAAACTGA
- a CDS encoding coiled coil domain-containing protein, which produces MSTRDEYVRKMQAKLEEWNADIDKLSARAGEVREDLKHDYAGQIEALKAKQAVARQKIEELQKSGGSAWEDLKAGIELAWSAVSEALDSAKSRFK; this is translated from the coding sequence ATGAGCACGAGAGACGAGTACGTTCGAAAAATGCAAGCAAAACTGGAGGAGTGGAATGCCGATATCGACAAGCTTTCTGCCAGGGCCGGTGAGGTGAGGGAAGACTTAAAGCACGATTACGCCGGGCAGATTGAGGCCCTGAAGGCGAAACAGGCTGTGGCCCGCCAGAAGATAGAGGAGTTGCAAAAATCCGGGGGAAGCGCGTGGGAAGATCTGAAGGCGGGTATCGAACTGGCCTGGTCCGCCGTCAGCGAAGCCCTGGACTCGGCCAAGTCCCGGTTCAAGTGA
- a CDS encoding TIGR03905 family TSCPD domain-containing protein, translating to MRTTYATQGTCARFIDIETDGETVKEVKFIGGCSGNTSGLSVLLQGMNMQDIIQRLKGITCQGNTSCPDQLAKALEAMQTQSGDGEALSQPAP from the coding sequence ATGCGAACAACATACGCCACACAAGGAACGTGCGCTCGTTTCATCGACATTGAGACTGACGGTGAAACGGTCAAAGAAGTGAAATTCATCGGCGGTTGCAGCGGCAACACCAGTGGCCTTTCAGTCCTGTTGCAAGGGATGAACATGCAGGATATCATCCAGCGGTTGAAGGGTATCACCTGTCAGGGGAACACAAGCTGTCCCGACCAGTTGGCCAAGGCCCTGGAAGCAATGCAGACCCAAAGCGGCGACGGTGAGGCACTGTCACAGCCGGCACCATAG
- the lpdA gene encoding dihydrolipoyl dehydrogenase, with the protein MKSYDVVVIGGGPGGIHAAIRMRQMGKTVALIQEERDSLGGVCLNRGCMPTKSLLKAATAYRYARQGAKYGLDISVTPIDLGRLRAVTDGDLHELRAGVQGMINEAGVAVFRGRGSFQSANEIVIGSADGSAEVIRGGQIVIATGSEPAALPFAPFDGEYIVSSDHMLQNTVLPERLLIIGGGAIGCEFATLYHTLGSEVVLAEAQESLLPREDREAGKKLQESFEAQGIKVKTATAIERLTVENGAVNVKYGNGNKTGTFDKVLVGIGRRPNISGLNLEAAGVNTERGAIKVNAFMQTNIPHIYALGDSIGGLMLAHAAEKEAAVLACNMLSAGSLPLEESAVPRVAFCSPEVAAVGVSEAGAGIKAFTMPMVPNGRSVVDKVSPAFVKLFVEKDSDIVAGAVIIGEAATEMIHEMALAVENRLTLGQIGKTVHVHPTHSKNIAMAIHHFN; encoded by the coding sequence ATGAAGAGCTATGATGTCGTTGTAATCGGTGGCGGCCCTGGCGGAATACATGCGGCAATCCGGATGAGACAGATGGGCAAAACGGTAGCGCTGATCCAGGAAGAACGGGACAGCCTCGGCGGGGTCTGCCTGAATCGGGGCTGCATGCCGACCAAATCCCTGCTGAAAGCCGCCACGGCCTACCGTTACGCCAGGCAGGGCGCAAAATACGGCTTGGACATTTCGGTCACCCCCATTGATTTAGGCCGGCTCCGGGCGGTGACCGATGGAGACCTCCACGAACTGCGGGCTGGAGTACAGGGAATGATTAACGAGGCTGGGGTTGCCGTCTTCCGCGGCCGCGGGTCATTCCAGTCAGCCAACGAAATAGTCATCGGCAGCGCTGACGGCAGCGCCGAGGTGATCCGTGGCGGGCAGATTGTCATTGCCACCGGCTCGGAACCGGCCGCGCTCCCCTTTGCCCCCTTTGACGGGGAGTACATCGTATCAAGCGACCATATGTTGCAGAACACAGTCCTCCCGGAAAGGCTGCTGATTATCGGCGGCGGCGCCATCGGCTGCGAGTTTGCCACCCTCTACCACACGCTCGGCAGCGAGGTTGTCCTGGCAGAAGCACAAGAATCATTGCTGCCGCGGGAAGACAGAGAAGCAGGCAAAAAGCTTCAGGAATCCTTTGAAGCGCAAGGCATCAAGGTAAAAACCGCAACAGCCATTGAGCGGTTGACGGTCGAAAACGGCGCGGTCAACGTGAAATACGGCAACGGCAACAAGACCGGAACATTCGACAAGGTACTGGTCGGAATCGGCCGCAGGCCGAACATCTCGGGACTTAATCTGGAAGCAGCCGGGGTAAACACCGAACGGGGAGCCATAAAAGTGAACGCTTTCATGCAGACAAACATCCCCCATATCTACGCCCTGGGGGACTCCATCGGCGGCTTGATGCTGGCCCATGCGGCAGAGAAGGAAGCGGCCGTGCTTGCCTGCAACATGCTATCGGCAGGCAGCCTCCCCCTTGAAGAATCCGCCGTACCGCGCGTTGCCTTCTGCTCTCCGGAAGTAGCAGCGGTGGGGGTGAGCGAAGCCGGAGCCGGCATCAAGGCATTCACCATGCCCATGGTTCCCAACGGCCGCTCCGTGGTGGACAAGGTTTCCCCGGCGTTCGTGAAGCTGTTCGTCGAAAAGGATTCGGACATTGTCGCCGGGGCGGTCATCATCGGCGAAGCGGCAACGGAGATGATCCACGAGATGGCGTTGGCAGTCGAAAACCGTCTGACCCTGGGGCAGATCGGCAAAACTGTCCACGTACACCCGACACATTCAAAAAATATCGCCATGGCGATACATCATTTCAACTAA
- a CDS encoding MarR family winged helix-turn-helix transcriptional regulator, protein MQTKVDKNLCYKLQYLARLLITDLNEEMKPYGVTQGQLPVLCCLWEDGGQTQSELCEKIQVEQPTMANTLRRMERDGLIQRTPCDRDKRQFRIHLTEQTRPSVAALQEKRDEVIARMTRKMSPEDQDTLHQLIDRAIDALKNPGTNMESEGRKNEEL, encoded by the coding sequence ATGCAAACCAAAGTGGATAAGAATCTGTGTTACAAGCTGCAATATCTGGCCAGGCTGCTTATCACCGATTTGAATGAAGAGATGAAACCCTACGGGGTTACGCAGGGGCAACTGCCAGTACTGTGCTGCCTGTGGGAGGATGGCGGGCAAACGCAAAGCGAGCTTTGCGAGAAAATCCAGGTGGAACAGCCAACCATGGCCAACACCCTGCGGCGCATGGAACGGGACGGCCTTATCCAGCGAACGCCCTGTGACCGGGACAAGCGCCAATTCCGGATTCACCTGACTGAGCAGACCCGGCCTTCGGTTGCCGCTCTCCAGGAAAAACGGGACGAAGTCATCGCCCGAATGACCCGGAAGATGTCGCCGGAAGACCAGGATACCTTGCATCAACTAATCGACAGGGCGATAGACGCCTTGAAAAATCCGGGCACAAACATGGAATCTGAGGGGAGAAAAAATGAAGAGCTATGA
- a CDS encoding L,D-transpeptidase family protein has protein sequence MGRTMGLRGLFFNLAVFACCLAFFLPAGYGWELADEVRGHLRIRVDSADTATQLVVAGELILAPESVAGFYKNRAFRPAWMNGKTPSPLADALVAALKQADDEGLDPRNYHLERLEAMLAEAWRQPLRPAMLANLDIILTDAYLLYASHLFSGQVSPETLGTEWYLRRPDADLTAILRKALKSGNIEESLNSLLPADPGYGRLKEALRHYREIRASGGWPAISEGPMLRLGDTGPRVTELRARLAAGGDVVSGIAEVEGVFDEEVEQAVIRFQQSHGLDADGAVGEQTLAALNVPAEEREKQILVNLERLRWLPADLGNRHIMVNVAGFSLHVIEGGETLTGMRAIVGRPYRQTPSFSGKLTHLVFSPYWHIPHSIAVKDLLPKIQKDRRFLAREKIRVFRGRGKAERPVNPTKIKWQQLSENNFPYHLRQDPGPLNSLGRVKFMLPNSFNVYIHDTPSRELFEKAVRGFSSGCIRIDSPVELAEYLLRDDPAWTTETILEAMEQPRERTVRLPRPIPVHFLYMTAWVDTEGVLQFRDDIYSRDTLVADALEAAPPSR, from the coding sequence ATGGGGAGAACTATGGGTCTGAGGGGATTGTTCTTCAATCTCGCTGTTTTTGCTTGCTGCCTCGCGTTTTTTCTCCCTGCGGGATACGGCTGGGAGCTGGCCGATGAGGTGCGCGGACACTTGAGAATTCGCGTCGACTCGGCCGACACCGCAACACAACTGGTGGTGGCCGGGGAGCTTATCCTCGCCCCCGAATCCGTTGCCGGATTCTATAAAAACCGGGCTTTCCGGCCCGCCTGGATGAACGGCAAAACCCCTTCTCCCCTTGCCGATGCCCTGGTGGCTGCCCTTAAGCAGGCTGACGACGAGGGGCTCGATCCCCGCAATTACCACCTGGAACGGCTCGAAGCGATGCTTGCCGAAGCATGGCGGCAGCCACTTCGACCGGCGATGCTGGCAAATCTGGACATTATCCTCACCGACGCCTACCTCCTCTACGCATCCCATCTCTTTTCGGGCCAGGTTAGCCCGGAAACCCTCGGCACCGAATGGTACCTGCGCCGCCCCGACGCGGACCTGACTGCTATCCTCCGAAAAGCGCTCAAATCCGGCAACATTGAAGAAAGTCTCAACTCTCTTCTCCCCGCAGACCCCGGCTATGGCCGATTGAAAGAGGCTCTTCGGCACTACCGCGAAATCCGCGCAAGCGGCGGATGGCCGGCCATTTCCGAAGGTCCGATGCTCCGCCTGGGGGACACCGGCCCACGGGTAACGGAACTCCGAGCCCGGTTGGCTGCCGGCGGAGATGTCGTTTCAGGCATTGCCGAAGTGGAAGGGGTATTCGACGAAGAAGTGGAACAGGCCGTAATCCGGTTCCAGCAGAGTCACGGCCTCGACGCGGACGGAGCCGTGGGGGAGCAGACCCTTGCGGCCCTGAACGTACCGGCAGAGGAACGGGAAAAGCAGATTCTGGTTAACCTGGAGCGCCTGCGCTGGCTACCGGCCGACCTCGGCAACAGGCATATCATGGTGAACGTGGCCGGCTTCAGCCTTCACGTCATTGAAGGGGGAGAGACTCTGACGGGAATGCGGGCCATCGTCGGGCGGCCTTACCGCCAAACCCCATCCTTCAGCGGCAAGCTGACCCATCTCGTTTTCAGCCCCTACTGGCATATCCCCCACAGCATCGCTGTCAAGGATCTTCTCCCCAAAATCCAGAAGGACCGCCGTTTCCTGGCCAGGGAGAAAATTCGTGTTTTCCGGGGCCGTGGCAAGGCGGAACGGCCGGTCAATCCGACAAAAATAAAGTGGCAGCAGCTCAGTGAAAACAACTTCCCCTACCATCTGCGCCAGGATCCAGGCCCCCTCAACTCCCTAGGGCGCGTCAAATTCATGCTCCCCAACAGCTTCAACGTCTACATTCACGACACCCCCTCGCGGGAGCTGTTCGAAAAGGCAGTGCGTGGCTTCAGCTCGGGATGCATAAGGATCGACAGCCCCGTGGAGCTGGCTGAGTACCTGCTGCGCGACGACCCGGCATGGACCACCGAAACTATCCTGGAGGCCATGGAACAGCCGCGGGAGAGAACCGTCCGGCTGCCGCGGCCGATTCCCGTCCACTTCCTCTACATGACGGCGTGGGTGGATACAGAAGGAGTGCTCCAGTTCCGCGACGATATTTACTCACGGGACACACTGGTTGCAGACGCCCTGGAAGCGGCACCCCCTTCCCGGTGA
- a CDS encoding Na+/H+ antiporter NhaA has translation MKKHINLLREFSIPLLAGVFTALVWANINPQEYQTFISSPLLGGVNLHFVVNELFMVLFFGIAAVEITQSCLPGGDLNPPRKAINPLLSTLGGVVGPVIVYLGLNAVAGDSALTRGWGIPTATDIALAWLVARMVFGAGHPAVSFLLLLAVADDAIGLAIIAIFYPDPSHPVEPLWLFLTVAAIVIAYILRSAKVKNYWPYVILGGGLSWAGLFNAHLHPALALVFIIPFLPHPPRESVHLFEDDPRDTSTLASFEHDWKIVVDFGLFLFGLANAGVGFSTMGTATWLVLAALVVGKTAGIFAMGTMGKYLGFPLPDKVGKKELLLTGLVAGTGLTVALFVAGVAFVEPDIQGSAKMGALLSGGVALVAVILGRALNVRRIP, from the coding sequence ATGAAGAAACACATCAACCTGCTGCGGGAATTCTCCATCCCCCTCCTTGCCGGGGTTTTCACGGCCCTTGTCTGGGCCAACATCAATCCGCAGGAGTATCAGACATTCATCAGTTCGCCCCTGCTGGGAGGGGTAAACCTCCACTTCGTGGTGAATGAACTCTTCATGGTCCTCTTCTTCGGCATCGCGGCAGTGGAGATTACCCAAAGCTGCCTCCCGGGCGGCGATCTGAACCCGCCCCGAAAGGCGATCAACCCTCTCCTCTCCACCCTTGGCGGCGTCGTGGGCCCGGTCATAGTCTACCTCGGACTCAACGCCGTGGCGGGCGACTCGGCGCTGACAAGGGGATGGGGAATCCCTACCGCAACCGACATCGCACTGGCATGGCTCGTGGCGCGGATGGTTTTCGGCGCGGGGCACCCGGCGGTATCGTTCCTGCTGCTGCTGGCAGTGGCCGACGATGCCATCGGGCTCGCCATAATCGCCATCTTCTATCCCGACCCGAGCCACCCCGTCGAACCGCTCTGGCTTTTCCTGACGGTGGCCGCCATCGTTATTGCCTATATCCTGCGAAGCGCGAAGGTGAAAAACTACTGGCCCTACGTGATCCTGGGAGGGGGGCTTTCCTGGGCAGGTCTCTTCAATGCCCACCTCCACCCGGCCCTGGCACTGGTTTTCATCATTCCCTTCCTTCCCCATCCGCCGCGGGAATCGGTACACCTCTTCGAGGACGATCCCCGCGACACTTCCACCCTCGCCAGCTTCGAGCATGACTGGAAAATCGTCGTGGACTTCGGCCTTTTCCTTTTCGGCCTCGCCAACGCCGGAGTCGGCTTCTCGACCATGGGGACCGCCACGTGGCTGGTCCTGGCGGCGCTGGTCGTCGGCAAGACAGCCGGCATTTTCGCCATGGGGACCATGGGGAAATACCTCGGTTTCCCGCTCCCGGACAAGGTTGGCAAAAAGGAACTGCTGCTTACGGGCCTGGTGGCTGGAACGGGGCTTACCGTTGCGCTGTTTGTCGCGGGAGTCGCCTTTGTGGAACCCGACATCCAGGGCTCGGCAAAAATGGGGGCTCTTCTCTCCGGAGGCGTTGCTCTTGTCGCAGTAATTCTCGGCAGAGCCCTGAACGTGAGGAGAATTCCCTGA